A section of the Roseovarius sp. W115 genome encodes:
- the glmS gene encoding glutamine--fructose-6-phosphate transaminase (isomerizing) has protein sequence MCGIIGVLGEHEVAPTLVEALKRLEYRGYDSAGIATINKDKLDRRRAVGKLVNLSDLLVHDPLPGKAGIGHTRWATHGAPNVANAHPHKSGPVAVVHNGIIENYLELRSELAAKGLANETDTDTETVAMLVNAYMQDGDDAVTAARKTIAQLDGAYALCFLFDGEDDLIVAARKGSPLAIGYGEGEMYVGSDAIALAPLTDRIAYLEEGDIAVVTRGSVEIKDENGNLANREIRTVQLDNARVDKAGHKHFMAKEIAEQPGVIGDALRHYLNEDGATLNLPQAGLDFKDYDRLTMVACGTAYYACLTAKYWFEQLAGMPVEVDIASEFRYREPPVSDRTAALFVSQSGETADTLAALRYCEGKATKLLSVVNVPESSIARESDVALPIFAGTEIGVASTKAFTCQLTVLLLLALKAASDRGEIEATKLKEVLSRLRAIPAVLNTALETNDDFRKAASRLANSGNALFLGRGLMYPLALEGALKLKEISYIHAEAYASGELKHGPIALIDKEMPVVVMAPQDALFGKTVSNMQEVMAREGKVILITDPPGAEAAGEDTWMTLVLPQVDPVLTPIVYAIPAQLLAYHTAVAKGTDVDQPRNLAKSVTVE, from the coding sequence ATGTGTGGGATTATTGGTGTTCTTGGAGAGCATGAGGTTGCTCCAACCCTCGTAGAGGCGCTGAAGCGGTTGGAGTATCGCGGCTATGACAGCGCGGGCATCGCCACAATTAACAAAGACAAGCTTGACCGCCGCCGTGCGGTGGGCAAGCTGGTGAATCTCTCGGACCTGCTCGTGCATGACCCTCTTCCGGGTAAGGCGGGCATCGGACATACCCGATGGGCCACCCATGGCGCACCCAATGTCGCCAACGCGCACCCCCATAAATCCGGACCCGTGGCTGTGGTGCATAACGGGATCATCGAGAACTATCTTGAACTGCGCAGCGAGCTGGCCGCCAAGGGACTGGCCAACGAGACCGATACGGATACCGAAACCGTGGCGATGCTGGTCAACGCCTATATGCAAGACGGCGACGACGCTGTGACCGCCGCACGCAAGACAATCGCACAGCTTGATGGGGCCTATGCGCTGTGTTTCCTGTTTGATGGCGAGGATGATCTTATTGTGGCGGCCCGCAAGGGCAGCCCGCTGGCCATCGGGTATGGCGAGGGTGAGATGTATGTCGGCTCAGACGCGATTGCGCTGGCCCCGCTCACCGACCGTATCGCCTATCTCGAAGAGGGCGATATTGCGGTCGTCACGCGCGGAAGCGTTGAAATAAAGGACGAAAACGGCAACCTGGCCAATCGTGAAATTCGCACGGTGCAGTTGGATAACGCGCGTGTTGATAAAGCCGGGCACAAGCATTTCATGGCCAAGGAAATCGCCGAACAACCCGGCGTGATAGGCGATGCGCTGCGGCACTATCTGAATGAAGATGGTGCCACGCTGAATCTGCCGCAGGCGGGCCTTGATTTTAAGGATTATGACCGGCTCACCATGGTGGCCTGCGGCACGGCCTACTACGCGTGCCTCACGGCCAAATACTGGTTCGAACAACTGGCCGGTATGCCCGTTGAGGTCGATATCGCCTCGGAATTCCGCTATCGTGAACCGCCCGTGTCGGATCGTACTGCGGCGCTTTTTGTCAGCCAATCAGGAGAGACGGCCGATACGTTGGCGGCCCTGCGATACTGCGAAGGCAAGGCCACCAAACTCCTGTCGGTGGTCAACGTGCCCGAAAGCTCAATTGCCCGCGAAAGCGATGTTGCCCTGCCCATCTTTGCCGGGACCGAAATTGGTGTGGCCTCAACGAAGGCCTTCACCTGTCAGCTGACCGTTTTGCTTTTGCTGGCCCTCAAGGCGGCGTCGGACCGTGGCGAGATAGAGGCCACAAAACTGAAAGAAGTACTCTCTCGTTTGCGCGCCATTCCCGCGGTTCTCAACACTGCGCTTGAAACCAATGACGACTTCCGCAAAGCGGCCAGCCGTCTGGCGAATTCGGGCAACGCGCTCTTTCTCGGGCGTGGCCTGATGTATCCCCTGGCCTTGGAAGGTGCATTAAAGCTAAAAGAAATCAGCTATATACATGCCGAAGCTTATGCGTCTGGAGAGTTGAAGCACGGGCCGATCGCATTGATCGACAAGGAAATGCCTGTCGTGGTCATGGCCCCGCAAGACGCGCTTTTCGGCAAGACAGTCTCAAACATGCAAGAGGTCATGGCGCGCGAAGGCAAGGTGATCCTCATCACCGATCCTCCAGGGGCCGAAGCCGCAGGTGAAGACACATGGATGACGCTTGTCTTGCCGCAAGTCGACCCAGTGCTGACACCGATTGTCTATGCCATCCCAGCGCAACTCTTGGCCTATCACACCGCGGTCGCCAAAGGCACGGATGTGGACCAACCGCGTAATCTGGCCAAATCGGTGACTGTGGAATGA
- the glmU gene encoding bifunctional UDP-N-acetylglucosamine diphosphorylase/glucosamine-1-phosphate N-acetyltransferase GlmU gives MSTALVILAAGQGTRMKSDLPKVLHQVAGAPLLVHAMRAGASLAPARTVVVTGHGAELVEKAARAYDEDARITHQAEQKGTAHAVAQAAPELADFEGDVIVLYGDTPFISPETLARMRDARGTHDVVVLGFEAADPGRYGRLVMNGDTLEKIVEFKDADEATRAITFCNSGVISASAKVLFELIDAVGDDNAAGEFYLTDIVGLARDRGLSATAIACDEAETLGVNSRAELAQAEAAFQARARSEALDNGVTMQAPDTVYFGFDTVVGRDTVIEPNVVFGPDVTVESGAHIRAFSHLEGCHVARGAVVGPYARLRPGAELAEGAKIGNFVEIKNAQLGEGAKVNHLSYVGDAHVGADSNIGAGTITCNYDGVMKHRTEIGERVFIGSNTMLVAPVTVGDDAMTASGSVITHDVEPEALAIARARQEVKPGMARKLFEILKKKKAIRDKG, from the coding sequence ATGAGTACAGCTTTGGTAATCCTGGCCGCTGGTCAGGGAACGCGCATGAAATCGGACCTGCCCAAGGTGTTGCACCAGGTGGCGGGCGCACCGCTTTTGGTGCATGCCATGCGCGCCGGGGCATCGCTTGCACCTGCGCGGACCGTTGTGGTGACGGGTCATGGCGCGGAGTTGGTCGAAAAAGCCGCGCGCGCCTATGATGAGGACGCACGCATCACCCATCAGGCCGAGCAGAAAGGCACAGCACATGCGGTGGCCCAGGCTGCACCAGAACTGGCCGACTTTGAGGGGGATGTGATCGTGCTCTATGGCGACACGCCATTTATCTCGCCTGAGACATTGGCCCGGATGCGCGACGCACGCGGCACGCATGATGTGGTTGTGCTTGGCTTTGAGGCGGCTGATCCCGGGCGGTATGGCCGTCTTGTGATGAATGGCGATACGCTTGAAAAGATTGTCGAATTCAAGGACGCAGATGAAGCGACACGTGCCATCACGTTCTGCAACTCCGGTGTGATCTCCGCCTCTGCCAAGGTCTTGTTCGAATTGATTGACGCCGTTGGCGATGACAATGCAGCCGGTGAATTTTACCTGACGGATATTGTTGGGCTGGCCCGTGACCGGGGGCTTTCCGCCACCGCGATTGCCTGTGACGAGGCCGAGACACTGGGCGTCAATTCACGCGCCGAACTGGCACAGGCCGAAGCGGCGTTTCAGGCGCGCGCCCGGAGCGAGGCCTTGGACAACGGCGTCACGATGCAGGCCCCTGACACCGTCTATTTTGGCTTTGACACAGTTGTTGGCCGCGACACGGTGATTGAACCCAACGTGGTCTTTGGTCCGGACGTCACAGTTGAATCCGGCGCACATATCCGGGCCTTTTCGCATCTGGAAGGCTGTCACGTGGCGCGTGGTGCAGTTGTCGGGCCTTACGCGCGCCTGCGCCCTGGCGCGGAACTGGCAGAAGGGGCCAAGATCGGCAATTTCGTGGAAATCAAGAACGCGCAGTTGGGCGAAGGCGCCAAGGTCAATCATCTAAGCTACGTGGGCGACGCGCATGTGGGCGCAGACAGCAACATCGGCGCGGGCACGATCACCTGCAATTATGACGGCGTCATGAAGCATCGCACCGAGATTGGCGAACGTGTGTTCATTGGCTCCAACACGATGTTGGTGGCCCCTGTGACGGTTGGTGACGACGCGATGACCGCCTCAGGCTCTGTCATCACACATGACGTCGAGCCCGAAGCTTTGGCCATTGCACGCGCGCGGCAAGAGGTTAAACCGGGCATGGCACGCAAGCTGTTTGAGATTTTGAAAAAGAAAAAAGCCATTCGGGACAAGGGTTAA
- a CDS encoding DegT/DnrJ/EryC1/StrS family aminotransferase has translation MTEVFKGNFTQQEPIPDEGISAALDVLKSGRLHRYNLDPGDVGEVGRLEQEFAASVGAKYCLAVASGGYAMATALRAIGVQPGDKVLTNAFTLAPVPGSIASVNAVPVFVGVTENLTIDLDDLEAKVDQASVLMLSHMRGHLCDMDRLMAICDAAGITVIEDCAHTMGAFWRDVPSGRFGKIGCYSTQTYKHMNSGEGGFFVTDEDEVMARAIILSGSYMLYGRHGTVPPDEVFERVKYTTPNVSGRMDHLRAAILRPQLASLDQQCKAWNARYKAVEEGLRNTPGLTVVDRPEEETYVGSSIQFLLLNWSTEAVNDVVARCAARGVELKWFGGAEPTGFTSRYDSWRYAPSERMPESDRILRGILDMRLPLTFSLEDCALIARIIRAEVGAVWQGQQAAE, from the coding sequence ATGACCGAAGTCTTCAAAGGCAATTTTACCCAGCAGGAACCGATCCCTGACGAAGGGATTTCGGCGGCGCTTGATGTGCTCAAATCCGGGCGCTTACACCGCTACAATCTTGACCCCGGCGATGTGGGCGAAGTGGGGCGTCTGGAGCAGGAATTTGCCGCCTCTGTGGGCGCAAAGTACTGTTTGGCTGTGGCCTCAGGTGGATACGCCATGGCGACGGCTTTGCGCGCGATTGGGGTACAGCCCGGTGACAAGGTGCTCACCAACGCCTTTACGCTGGCCCCCGTGCCCGGCTCGATTGCCAGTGTGAACGCTGTGCCGGTGTTCGTGGGCGTGACCGAGAACCTGACGATTGACCTCGATGATCTTGAGGCCAAGGTGGATCAGGCCTCGGTGCTGATGCTGAGCCATATGCGCGGGCATTTGTGTGACATGGATCGGCTCATGGCAATTTGCGATGCCGCCGGGATCACGGTGATTGAGGATTGCGCGCACACGATGGGCGCCTTTTGGCGCGATGTGCCTTCGGGACGATTCGGCAAAATAGGCTGTTATTCGACGCAAACCTACAAGCATATGAATTCTGGCGAAGGCGGGTTTTTCGTCACCGATGAGGATGAGGTGATGGCGCGCGCCATTATCCTTTCGGGGTCTTACATGCTCTATGGTCGTCACGGCACGGTGCCGCCCGATGAGGTGTTTGAGCGCGTGAAATACACCACGCCGAATGTGTCGGGCCGCATGGATCATCTGCGCGCGGCTATCCTGCGCCCACAGCTGGCGAGTTTGGATCAGCAGTGCAAGGCGTGGAATGCGCGGTACAAGGCGGTGGAAGAGGGGCTGCGCAACACGCCGGGTTTGACGGTTGTCGACCGGCCAGAAGAGGAGACCTATGTCGGGTCTTCCATTCAGTTCCTGCTGCTGAATTGGAGCACGGAAGCGGTGAACGACGTTGTGGCCCGCTGTGCGGCGCGCGGCGTTGAACTCAAATGGTTTGGCGGGGCGGAACCCACCGGCTTCACCAGCCGCTATGATAGCTGGCGCTATGCGCCGTCGGAGCGAATGCCAGAGTCGGATCGCATCCTGCGTGGCATTCTCGATATGCGCCTGCCGCTGACCTTTTCGCTGGAGGATTGCGCGCTCATCGCCCGGATCATCCGCGCCGAGGTTGGTGCAGTTTGGCAAGGTCAGCAAGCGGCGGAGTAA
- a CDS encoding acyl-CoA dehydrogenase family protein: MFNAVMKFDLGEDVLALQDMVHRWAQERVKPMAAEVDRSNAFPNELWREMGELGLLGITVSEEYGGAGMGYLAHVVAVEEIARASASISLSYGAHSNLCVNQIKLNGTDAQRAKYLPGLVSGEHVGALAMSEAGAGSDVVSMKLRAEKRNDHYRLNGNKYWITNGPDADTLVVYAKTDPEAGSKGITAFLVEKTMKGFSTSPHFDKLGMRGSNTAELIFEDVEVPFENVLGEEGKGVQVLMSGLDYERVVLAAIGPGIIAGCMDEVMPYLEERKQFGTSIGNFQLMQGKIADMYAAMNSARAYVYECAKACDRGEVTRQDAAACCLYASEVAMTQAHQAVQAMGGAGFLADSPVARLFRDAKLMEIGAGTSEIRRMLIGRELMGAME; the protein is encoded by the coding sequence ATGTTTAACGCCGTGATGAAATTCGACTTGGGCGAAGACGTGCTTGCGTTGCAGGACATGGTGCATCGTTGGGCGCAAGAGCGTGTAAAGCCGATGGCGGCGGAAGTCGACCGTTCCAATGCGTTTCCCAATGAGCTTTGGCGCGAAATGGGTGAGTTGGGTCTTCTGGGGATAACAGTGTCAGAGGAGTATGGCGGCGCCGGGATGGGCTATCTGGCGCATGTGGTTGCGGTCGAGGAAATCGCCCGCGCCTCGGCCTCCATCTCGCTCAGCTATGGGGCGCATTCCAATCTTTGCGTCAACCAGATCAAGCTCAATGGCACCGACGCGCAGCGCGCCAAATATCTGCCTGGGCTGGTCAGCGGTGAACATGTCGGTGCGCTGGCCATGTCTGAGGCGGGCGCGGGCAGTGACGTGGTGTCGATGAAGCTGCGCGCCGAGAAGCGGAATGATCACTATCGTCTCAATGGCAACAAGTACTGGATCACCAATGGCCCAGATGCCGACACTCTGGTGGTCTACGCCAAGACTGACCCCGAAGCTGGCAGCAAGGGGATCACGGCCTTTCTCGTCGAGAAGACCATGAAAGGGTTCTCCACCAGCCCGCATTTCGACAAGCTGGGCATGCGCGGATCAAACACCGCTGAACTCATCTTTGAGGATGTTGAGGTCCCCTTTGAAAACGTGCTGGGCGAAGAGGGCAAAGGTGTACAGGTGCTGATGTCGGGCTTGGATTATGAGCGCGTCGTGCTGGCCGCCATCGGGCCGGGGATTATCGCGGGGTGCATGGATGAGGTCATGCCCTATCTTGAAGAGCGCAAGCAATTCGGCACCTCCATCGGCAACTTCCAACTGATGCAGGGCAAGATCGCTGACATGTATGCTGCGATGAATTCCGCGCGCGCCTATGTCTATGAATGCGCCAAGGCCTGTGACCGCGGCGAGGTCACCCGCCAGGACGCCGCCGCCTGCTGCCTCTATGCCTCTGAAGTTGCCATGACCCAGGCGCATCAGGCCGTGCAGGCCATGGGCGGCGCCGGCTTTCTCGCCGACAGCCCCGTCGCACGGCTTTTCCGCGATGCGAAACTCATGGAAATCGGAGCCGGGACAAGCGAGATCCGCCGCATGCTCATCGGGCGAGAGCTTATGGGGGCGATGGAGTGA
- a CDS encoding AMP-binding protein, producing the protein MLTRAPYDKLRQSFRWNLPDRLNMAEQACDRWAAEDPARTAIIDLTGPRRDISFAELRALADSLAHDLVARGVVRGDRVGVLRSQSEWCAAAHLAIWKVGAISIPLFKLFRQDALTSRVRDAGAKFIVTDAEGVGMLKPLPEITPLVPEDMDLPQAVFETVQTGPDDPATLIYTSGTTGSPKGALHGHRVLTGHLPGMQISHDFLDHPDDCLWTPADWAWIGGLFNILMTGLALGVPVVASRLPKFEVNTCVKIIREASVKNIFFPPTALRILKAAECRISGLRTVASGGEPLGAEMFDWGREAFGLTINEFYGQTECNLVAGSCASLFEPNPGCIGKVTPGHDVEVIDVDGMPTTEEGDVAVKRGSACMMLEYWNRPETTAEKFIGDWMLTGDRGVWDQGYLRFVGREDDVITSAGYRIGPAEIEDCLLTHEAVATVGVVGKPDELRTEIVKAYVVLMPDFDASGDLAKELQEYVKQRLASYSYPREIGFLDALPMTVTGKVIRKELKARATAENGE; encoded by the coding sequence ATGCTGACGCGCGCGCCATATGATAAGCTTCGGCAGAGTTTCCGGTGGAACCTGCCCGACCGGCTCAACATGGCCGAGCAGGCCTGTGACCGCTGGGCGGCCGAGGATCCCGCGCGCACAGCCATTATCGACCTCACCGGGCCGCGCCGCGATATTAGCTTTGCCGAGCTGCGCGCGCTTGCCGACAGTCTGGCGCATGATCTGGTGGCGCGCGGTGTGGTGCGCGGTGACCGCGTGGGGGTGCTGCGCTCGCAAAGCGAGTGGTGCGCCGCTGCGCATCTGGCAATCTGGAAGGTGGGGGCCATTTCCATCCCGCTCTTCAAGCTCTTCCGGCAAGACGCGCTCACAAGCAGGGTGCGCGATGCAGGAGCCAAATTCATCGTGACAGATGCCGAAGGCGTGGGGATGCTCAAACCTTTGCCCGAGATCACGCCGCTTGTGCCCGAAGACATGGACCTTCCGCAGGCGGTTTTTGAGACGGTTCAGACCGGGCCAGATGATCCCGCAACGCTCATCTATACAAGTGGTACGACTGGAAGCCCCAAGGGCGCATTGCACGGACACCGGGTTTTGACCGGGCACCTTCCGGGCATGCAGATCAGCCATGATTTCCTCGACCACCCAGATGACTGTCTCTGGACCCCCGCCGACTGGGCGTGGATCGGGGGGCTGTTCAACATCCTGATGACTGGCTTGGCGCTTGGCGTGCCGGTGGTGGCGTCGCGTTTGCCGAAGTTTGAGGTGAACACATGTGTGAAGATCATTCGGGAAGCTTCTGTTAAGAATATATTTTTCCCTCCAACGGCCTTACGTATCCTGAAGGCGGCGGAGTGTAGAATCTCCGGCCTCAGAACCGTGGCCAGCGGGGGCGAACCGCTTGGCGCTGAAATGTTCGATTGGGGGCGAGAGGCCTTTGGGCTGACGATCAACGAGTTTTACGGCCAGACCGAATGCAATCTCGTGGCGGGTAGCTGTGCCAGTCTCTTTGAGCCGAACCCCGGTTGCATTGGGAAAGTCACACCGGGTCATGACGTGGAGGTAATCGACGTCGATGGCATGCCGACGACGGAGGAGGGGGATGTCGCGGTCAAACGCGGGTCTGCCTGTATGATGCTGGAATACTGGAACCGGCCAGAGACGACGGCGGAAAAGTTCATTGGCGACTGGATGCTCACAGGTGACAGGGGTGTTTGGGATCAGGGCTACCTGCGCTTTGTCGGGCGCGAAGATGATGTGATCACCTCTGCCGGTTACCGGATTGGTCCGGCCGAGATCGAAGATTGCCTGCTCACACATGAGGCGGTGGCGACCGTGGGTGTCGTGGGCAAACCAGATGAATTGCGCACCGAAATTGTAAAAGCGTACGTCGTGTTGATGCCAGATTTTGACGCGAGTGGTGATCTCGCGAAAGAGCTGCAGGAATACGTGAAGCAACGTTTGGCAAGTTATTCATATCCAAGGGAAATCGGGTTCCTGGATGCGCTACCTATGACCGTGACGGGCAAGGTCATTCGCAAAGAGCTCAAGGCGCGCGCAACGGCGGAGAATGGTGAATGA
- a CDS encoding OmpW/AlkL family protein, producing MKHLAALTLATALCGTAAPVLAQSQGDFTLGFGLGYISPDSSDSATAAGAIDVDGDLSFTLTGEYFVSDKIGIELLVSSPFRHDINLVGTGEVAEISHLPPTLSVQYHFTNQSNFTPFVGVGVNYTLFFNEDGVGALAGTDVDLDNSFGIALHAGLDVDVSERSAIRADIRWIDIDTDVSIGGADVGTVHIDPLIFGLSYVWTF from the coding sequence ATGAAACATCTCGCTGCTTTAACCCTTGCAACTGCTTTGTGTGGCACCGCCGCGCCTGTTTTGGCTCAATCTCAAGGGGATTTCACTCTTGGTTTCGGGCTGGGATATATCAGCCCTGATAGTTCCGACAGTGCGACTGCCGCTGGCGCGATTGACGTGGATGGCGATCTGAGTTTCACCCTGACCGGCGAATATTTCGTCAGCGACAAAATCGGTATTGAGCTGCTGGTGTCGTCGCCCTTTCGGCATGACATCAATCTGGTTGGAACCGGAGAGGTCGCGGAGATTTCGCACCTTCCGCCAACTTTGTCTGTGCAGTATCACTTCACCAATCAATCCAATTTCACCCCGTTTGTCGGCGTTGGCGTGAACTACACGCTCTTCTTCAATGAAGACGGTGTCGGCGCCCTCGCGGGAACGGACGTGGATCTCGACAATTCCTTCGGGATTGCCCTGCATGCGGGTTTGGACGTGGATGTGTCTGAGCGCTCCGCCATTCGGGCAGACATTCGTTGGATCGACATTGACACCGATGTTTCTATCGGTGGCGCAGATGTCGGCACAGTCCATATCGACCCGTTGATCTTTGGCCTGTCCTACGTTTGGACCTTCTGA
- a CDS encoding carboxyl transferase domain-containing protein, producing MKLQSRALSTSSEFQANTDAHMAALAEITAAAELAAEGGGQASRERHLGRGKMLPRDRVATLLDPGSPFLEVGATAAHGLYDGAAPCAGVIAGVGRVTGRDCMILCNDATVKGGTYYPMTVKKHLRAQEIAAECHLPCIYLVDSGGANLPNQDEVFPDRDHFGRIFYNQAQMSAKGIAQIAVVMGSCTAGGAYVPAMSDVTIIVKDQGTIFLAGPPLVKAATGETVTAEDLGGGDVHTRLSGVADYLAEDDAHALALARRAVGSLGAGAGLKPGLRQTPEDPAYDPDEILGVVPADLRTPYDIREVIARLVDGSRFDEFKARFGETLVTGFAHVDGYPVGIIANNGVLFSEAAQKGAHFVELCSQRHIPLVFLQNITGFMVGRKYENEGIARHGAKMVTAVATTSVPKITMLVGGSFGAGNYGMAGRAYQPRFLWTWPNSRISVMGGEQAAGVLATVKRDAIERKGGAWSAEEEAAFKQPTIDMFEEQSHPLYASARLWDDGIIDPRKSRQVLSLSLRAALNAPIEETRFGVFRM from the coding sequence ATGAAGCTGCAATCGCGTGCTCTCAGCACTTCTTCTGAGTTCCAGGCCAATACTGACGCGCATATGGCGGCGCTTGCCGAGATTACCGCAGCCGCAGAGCTGGCTGCTGAGGGCGGTGGTCAGGCGTCGCGAGAACGGCATCTTGGCCGCGGCAAAATGCTGCCGCGTGATCGGGTCGCGACGCTTCTCGATCCGGGCAGTCCTTTTCTCGAAGTCGGGGCCACAGCTGCACATGGGCTTTATGATGGCGCCGCCCCTTGTGCCGGAGTGATTGCCGGTGTGGGGCGTGTTACGGGCCGCGATTGCATGATCCTTTGCAACGACGCGACGGTGAAGGGCGGCACGTATTACCCCATGACCGTCAAGAAACACCTGCGCGCGCAGGAGATCGCGGCAGAATGTCATTTGCCGTGCATCTATCTTGTCGACTCGGGCGGTGCCAACCTTCCTAATCAGGACGAGGTGTTCCCTGACCGGGATCACTTTGGGCGAATTTTCTACAATCAGGCGCAGATGAGCGCGAAAGGTATCGCGCAGATTGCCGTTGTCATGGGGTCGTGTACTGCCGGCGGAGCTTATGTGCCTGCCATGTCGGATGTGACGATTATCGTGAAAGATCAGGGGACGATCTTTCTGGCAGGCCCGCCTTTGGTGAAGGCGGCAACGGGGGAGACGGTAACGGCCGAAGATCTGGGCGGCGGGGATGTGCACACGCGGCTCTCGGGTGTGGCCGATTACCTGGCCGAGGATGATGCGCATGCGCTGGCGCTGGCGCGGCGGGCGGTGGGAAGCTTGGGTGCGGGTGCCGGGCTGAAGCCCGGCCTACGGCAAACGCCGGAAGACCCGGCTTATGATCCGGATGAGATCCTGGGTGTCGTGCCTGCCGATTTGCGCACGCCCTACGACATTCGTGAGGTGATCGCACGGCTCGTGGATGGCTCTCGCTTTGATGAATTCAAAGCGCGGTTTGGCGAAACGCTGGTGACCGGTTTTGCCCATGTCGATGGCTATCCGGTGGGGATCATTGCCAATAACGGCGTGCTCTTCTCCGAGGCCGCGCAGAAGGGCGCGCATTTTGTAGAACTTTGCAGTCAGCGACACATCCCCTTGGTTTTCCTGCAAAATATCACCGGATTCATGGTCGGGCGGAAATACGAGAACGAAGGCATTGCCCGGCACGGGGCCAAGATGGTCACGGCAGTGGCCACCACATCGGTGCCCAAGATCACCATGCTGGTCGGCGGCTCTTTCGGTGCAGGCAATTATGGCATGGCAGGCCGCGCCTATCAGCCGCGGTTCCTGTGGACATGGCCCAACAGCCGCATATCCGTCATGGGCGGGGAACAGGCGGCAGGGGTGCTGGCCACGGTCAAACGTGATGCGATTGAGCGCAAGGGCGGCGCGTGGTCAGCGGAAGAAGAGGCCGCATTCAAACAGCCCACGATTGATATGTTCGAGGAACAAAGCCATCCGCTCTATGCCAGTGCACGGCTCTGGGATGATGGCATCATCGATCCACGCAAATCGCGTCAGGTGCTGAGTCTGAGCTTGCGCGCCGCCCTCAACGCCCCCATCGAGGAGACCCGCTTTGGCGTGTTCCGGATGTAG
- a CDS encoding thermonuclease family protein gives MKLDPTVAGYTMLLLLALVALAEWLAPWHDLSERGCRLGYVYDGDTVEIDCGSETMTARIVGLDTPETKEPGCAAEAELGAKATARLRELVKARPAKMDSVGYDKYGRVLAELQLGGEDVADILTREGLAVRYDGSARVDWCKRLEAGR, from the coding sequence TTGAAATTGGACCCGACCGTCGCCGGATATACGATGCTTTTGCTGCTGGCGCTTGTTGCGTTGGCCGAATGGCTTGCCCCCTGGCATGACCTGAGCGAGCGGGGCTGCAGGCTGGGCTATGTGTATGACGGTGACACGGTCGAGATTGATTGCGGGTCCGAAACCATGACCGCGCGCATCGTTGGGCTGGACACGCCAGAGACCAAAGAGCCGGGTTGCGCGGCAGAGGCAGAGCTGGGCGCCAAGGCCACAGCGCGGCTGCGAGAGTTGGTGAAGGCGCGACCGGCCAAAATGGACAGCGTCGGATATGACAAATACGGACGGGTGCTGGCCGAGTTGCAGTTGGGCGGCGAAGACGTGGCCGATATCCTCACGCGCGAAGGTCTGGCCGTGCGCTATGATGGTAGCGCCCGGGTGGATTGGTGCAAGCGGTTGGAGGCTGGGCGATGA